Genomic DNA from Desulfonema ishimotonii:
CAATTCGGGGGTAACTTCGCCAAGAAGAGCTCCCTGCATGCTCAATAAAAGACTGGCTCTGAAGTTGATAAGAGATTTATGGTCTTGCGGGTACAATATGAGCCTCTCCTTTCTTGTTATAACGGATAGTGCCTTTTGTCGTTTTATACGCTATACTAGTAGCTTTATCAATAAACCACCCGATATTTTCTCCGAAGTCAACTCTCTCCCTATTATCATTTATGCGCTCTCCTTTGCCAGCAAATTTATCCAATAATCCTTGCGGATCTTTATGAGTGAATACCCCTACAACGTAATCTGCAAAGGTTAAATATTTAATTAACCGACGCACTGTGTTACAGAACTTCCTGTCAGCTATTTATAAAGGGAGGAGACTTATGCTACCGGCGATCAGGCAGGAAGAATATCTGTATGAAATCCCGCAGTTCAGTGTGGGAAAGGATGACGTCGAAGACTTTATGGGAGAACTCCGGGCATTTCACGGTGAATTTTCGGAGTATTTCTGCCGACAGGAACCACGGGATCATTTTTTTAACTATATGTCAGGCCGATTCGGTGATCTTAAAAGAAAAACAGCGGAACCGATAGCGATCAGGACATCGGGGCGGTCCTCTGTAAGGGGCATGCAACGGAATCTGAGCCATGCCATATGGGATGAGCCCGGTATTTTAAGAAAATATCACGAAATGGTCAGGGCGGAAATGGGAGATCCCGACGGTGTTCTGATATTCGACGAGTCCGGTTTTGTAAAAAAAGGAAAAGATTCGGGGTAGTCCTGTAGAAGTAGTGATTTCATACTAAGAGAGAAGCATTGTAATAATGCACAAAAAGCCATATGGCTCCGATGTGATTTTCCATTTTTTTTGAGAAAGAAAGCGTTTTTCGAACAAGCCGGGAGACTCTCTGCCTCATTGTATTGTTTAACCGTTCGATATGATTTGTCTTACCACTGCTTTTTCTGACAGCCTTATGACGTTTTGAAGGAAAAACCTGTGCATATGACTCCCAAAAATCGGTGTATGCCACCGCACACTGACGATAGACAGGCGGAAGTGAATTCCACAGTCCTTCAGCGCCTTTTTTATCACGATTTCCAATATTTAAACCTACAATCTCCCCGGATCCGGAGTCAGTTGCAAGCCAGACCCACTGTTTGTTTTGCTTTTTTCCCACAAATGACCACAATTCATCACATTCAATTGTCATACGGCTTTTTTTTTAACAGTTACAGCAACTTCTGTCTCAACAGATTCATATCTCTCATTTACGTGGCTTTGAAGCCACCTTTCAGAAACACATACGGCACGGGCAATACCTGCAAGCGGTATTTTTCCATTAACAGCCTGTTTATAAGGGATTTCTTTTCCTCTGAAACAGGCTGGTTCGTCGGATTTTCAACGAACTGTCTCCGGCAATCCTTACACATATATTTTTGTTTTCCGGTGTGAATGCTTCCATTTTTTACGATTTTTGAAGAATAACATCGGGGACAACGCATGAGAATTCTCCCTTTTATGCTTGGTTAATATAAAAATAGTATAGCATAAAAAAATCACTACTTCTATAGGACTACCAGATTCGGCAGGTGTTGCCCGTCAGTATTGCGGCACGGTGGGAAAGGTTGAAAACTGCCAGGTCGGGGTGTTCGCCGCCTATGCCTCCCGCCACGGATACGCCCTTGTGAATAAGAGGCTTTTCATACCGGAAAAGTGGTTCGGCGACGATTTCGGTGAGAGGCGGGGGAAATGTGAGATTCCGTCGGATACTGTTTTTAAGACAAAACCGGAGCTGGCAGCGGAAATGCTCCGTGAGGCATATTGCCGGGAAAGGATTCCGTTCAGATATATAACCGGTGATACCGTGTACAGCAAAAGCTCCGCATTCACCGAAGCCGCCGACAGCTGCGTCGGGGTCACTTACATGCCCGAGGTTCCCCCGATACCCGGGTATGGCTCCGTCAGCCGGCTGTGAAAAAGAGGGAATACCGGCATAAGGGTGGGAAACGTGTCCGGGAGACCCTGGCGGATGGCGAAAAAAAGCCGGTTGCCGTCTGTGATTTTGCAAAAAATCTCAATAACTACTTCTGGTACAGACGCACTGTGTCGGAAGGCTCAGAGGGACCGGTCGTATATGAATTCACCAAACGGCGGGTAACGCTGAGTAAAAACGGCCTGCCGTGGAAAGAGGTCTGGCTCGTTGTCCGGCGCTCTCTCGGAAAAAACCCCGGATACACCTTTTATATAAGCAATGCGCCGCTGGGCACACGGCTCGGAACATTCGTATGGCTGAGCGGCATCCGGTGAGCCATGGAACAATGCTTTAAGGAAGTTAAAAGCGAACTCGGCGGAGATCATTACGAAGTCAGAAAACACACCGGATGGCATCGGCACATGCTGACCTGCATGCTGGCACATTTCTTTCTGTGGCACATAGAAATAAGATTGGGAAAAAAGAACACCTTCTCTTACTTTGTCACAGGTCAGAATGCTTCTCATAACCGTATTGCCGATAAAAACCTTTTCTGTCACGGAAACCATTGAACCGGACCGATGGATTCAGCAAAAGAATCATAACGCATATCTGGCCCACAGAAAAAAATGTTTTCAGACTCATCTTAGACAAATTACGCTGTAGGGATATTTGCAATGCTCTTTGCCAGTCTGGCCGGGGCATTCGCCTTATTTCCCGCGAAAAAAAGAAGGCCATAGTTAAGCCGGTGGGCACAAAAAGAAGTGCCCACCCTTGTATATTAGTTCTCAATGTGGTCAGAGTTATGACCATCCGGGAAACGGTGAGGTTGTGCCCACCCTGAGACCAGAGAGTCTGTAACGTAGATAGCCCCCCGTAACCCTTTAAAAAAAATCTGCAAACCACAGATTGAACGGTATCCCGGGCCTGAGAGCCCGTATGTACAAGGTGAATCGGCAGCTTTATTCCAGGGGATTTTATGAACATACCCGGTATTGATGTTTCAAAAAACAAACTCGGTTGTGTCCTGTTAACCAGCTCCGCTCCTGATAAGGAGTTGTACAAAAAAGTACCCAACACCCCCGTCGGATTCCGGCAACTTATCACCTGGTCCTGCAAAAAGGCCCGGTGCGAGTCCG
This window encodes:
- a CDS encoding polymorphic toxin type 50 domain-containing protein — protein: MRRLIKYLTFADYVVGVFTHKDPQGLLDKFAGKGERINDNRERVDFGENIGWFIDKATSIAYKTTKGTIRYNKKGEAHIVPARP
- a CDS encoding transposase, with amino-acid sequence MLPAIRQEEYLYEIPQFSVGKDDVEDFMGELRAFHGEFSEYFCRQEPRDHFFNYMSGRFGDLKRKTAEPIAIRTSGRSSVRGMQRNLSHAIWDEPGILRKYHEMVRAEMGDPDGVLIFDESGFVKKGKDSG